The proteins below are encoded in one region of Oryzias melastigma strain HK-1 linkage group LG7, ASM292280v2, whole genome shotgun sequence:
- the LOC112159205 gene encoding tetraspanin-2: MGKVEGGMKCVKYLLFVFNFIFWLMGSFVLAVGLWLRFDPQTVSLLNDSKAPDTFFIGVYILIGAGSLVMMVGFFGCCGAVRESQCLLGSFFACLLIIFGSEVAAGVFAFLSKEKIIKDIQSFYKDAYETNNTAVLTFHNALKCCGTTQSPCPEVTSNTKNCEAEINEFFSNKLYIIGYVGIAIAGVMIIGMIFSMVLCCAIRNSREVI, from the exons ATGGGGAAGGTGGAAGGAGGAATGAAATGCGTGAAATACCTTCTGTTCGTGTTCAACTTCATCTTCTGG TTAATGGGATCCTTCGTGCTCGCAGTTGGACTGTGGCTTCGTTTTGACCCACAAACTGTTTCTCTGCTCAATGACAGCAAGGCTCCAGACACCTTTTTCATTG GTGTGTACATTCTGATTGGTGCTGGCAGTTTGGTGATGATGGTTGGTTTCTTCGGATGTTGTGGAGCTGTCAGGGAGTCTCAGTGCCTGCTGGGCTCA ttCTTCGCGTGTCTGTTGATCATCTTTGGGTCTGAAGTGGCTGCTGGGGTGTTTGCTTTCCTCAGTAAAGAGAAG ATCATTAAGGATATTCAGAGCTTCTACAAAGATGCCTACGAAACGAACAACACAGCAGTCTTGACCTTTCACAATGCG CTGAAATGTTGTGGAACTACACAAAGTCCGTGTCCAGAGGTGACATCGAATACAAAG AACTGTGAGGCAGAAATTAACGAGTTCTTCAGCAATAAACTCTACATTATTGGCTATGTGGGCATCGCCATCGCTGGAGTCATG ATCATCGGGATGATTTTCAGCATGGTGCTCTGCTGTGCCATTCGCAACAGCAGGGAGGTCATCTGA